One window of Mesorhizobium sp. WSM4904 genomic DNA carries:
- the fliR gene encoding flagellar biosynthetic protein FliR, with product MNALSQGVVIAAFLAFCRIGACFMLMPGISSARVPLQVRLFVSVAATGGLLAFLWDRIYPHVDPRPEVLAPMIVSELLVGGLIGAMTRLYMEALRFMGSAIAMLIGYGGSGGPAIEEPEPQAALAAIISFSALLLLFVFDFDHEIVRALVASYTVAPVNVFFNPQAALVDVTDTVSDAFFLVIRLGSPFVAYAILVNLTIGFVNKLTPQIPVYFISLPFVIAGGMIIFYFAVGTLLSLFVDGFVDLTLAR from the coding sequence GTGAACGCGCTCTCGCAAGGCGTCGTCATCGCCGCCTTCCTCGCCTTCTGCCGCATCGGCGCCTGCTTCATGCTGATGCCCGGCATTTCCAGCGCCCGCGTGCCGCTCCAGGTCCGGCTGTTCGTGTCGGTCGCCGCCACCGGAGGCCTGCTCGCCTTCCTGTGGGACCGCATCTACCCTCACGTCGACCCGCGCCCTGAGGTCCTGGCACCGATGATCGTCTCCGAGCTTCTGGTCGGCGGGCTGATCGGCGCCATGACCAGGCTCTACATGGAAGCGCTGCGCTTCATGGGCTCGGCCATTGCCATGCTGATCGGCTATGGCGGCTCGGGCGGGCCGGCGATCGAGGAGCCAGAGCCCCAGGCGGCACTTGCAGCCATCATCTCGTTCTCGGCGCTGCTGCTGCTCTTCGTCTTCGACTTCGACCACGAGATCGTGCGTGCGCTCGTCGCCTCCTACACGGTCGCCCCGGTCAACGTCTTCTTCAATCCGCAGGCGGCGCTCGTCGACGTCACCGACACGGTGTCGGATGCCTTCTTCCTGGTGATCCGGCTCGGCAGCCCCTTCGTCGCCTATGCCATCCTGGTCAATCTGACGATCGGCTTCGTCAACAAGCTGACGCCGCAGATCCCGGTCTATTTCATCTCGCTGCCCTTCGTCATCGCCGGCGGGATGATCATCTTCTATTTCGCCGTCGGCACCTTGCTGTCGCTGTTCGTCGACGGCTTTGTCGACCTGACGCTGGCGAGGTAG
- a CDS encoding rod-binding protein, giving the protein MAISPPSDIVMDVARAAEPADVEAARAALARRAGGAPGTFSVDQAATVDAGSVLSRATADKAEAANPAKKFQRFEAMVLTTFIQNMMPKDTEGVYGKGLAGDMWKSQLAEKVADVMAAHGGIGIAKSMLADHYLDGKRKVPVGPVGGGPEKAEIDRQTRLSTSMIEELERKAARSMTGDDTTIKTDIKI; this is encoded by the coding sequence TTGGCGATTTCCCCACCCAGCGACATCGTGATGGACGTTGCCCGCGCGGCGGAGCCGGCCGATGTCGAGGCGGCACGTGCCGCGCTCGCCAGAAGGGCGGGAGGCGCCCCAGGCACGTTCTCCGTCGACCAGGCCGCTACTGTCGATGCCGGCTCGGTCCTGTCGCGCGCCACCGCCGACAAGGCCGAAGCGGCAAACCCGGCAAAGAAATTCCAGCGCTTCGAGGCGATGGTGCTGACGACCTTCATCCAGAACATGATGCCCAAGGACACGGAAGGCGTTTATGGCAAGGGGCTGGCCGGCGACATGTGGAAGTCACAGCTTGCCGAAAAGGTGGCGGATGTCATGGCCGCGCACGGCGGCATCGGCATCGCGAAATCCATGCTTGCAGACCACTATCTGGACGGCAAGCGCAAGGTACCGGTCGGACCTGTTGGGGGCGGACCGGAGAAAGCCGAGATCGACCGGCAGACCAGGCTTTCGACCTCGATGATCGAGGAGCTGGAGCGTAAAGCCGCCCGGTCGATGACCGGTGACGACACAACCATAAAAACGGACATCAAGATCTAG
- a CDS encoding NAD(P)-dependent oxidoreductase yields MGYRIFLAGGSGAIGRRLIPQLVDTGHQVTATTRRAAKTEELSALGADPVVVDVFDAGGLRTAVAAAKPEIVIHQLTDLPPGLDPAKMGEAAPRNARIRDEGTRNLVQAAKSAGTRRLIAQSIAWVYAAGPEPHAETDPLDSGAEGGRGISVGGVVALERHVLEASPMTGIVLRYGHLYGPGTGAETAADPAVHADAAAYAALLAVERGSQGAYNVAEPNSHVTTGRAVSEFGWRPDFRLAM; encoded by the coding sequence ATGGGCTATCGAATCTTTCTCGCCGGCGGTTCCGGCGCGATCGGCCGGCGCCTGATCCCGCAACTGGTCGATACCGGCCACCAGGTGACGGCGACGACGCGCCGAGCCGCGAAGACCGAGGAGCTGAGCGCACTCGGTGCCGATCCGGTGGTTGTCGATGTGTTCGATGCCGGTGGATTGCGCACAGCGGTCGCGGCGGCGAAACCCGAGATCGTCATCCATCAGCTCACCGACCTGCCGCCCGGGCTCGACCCCGCCAAAATGGGTGAGGCGGCTCCCAGGAACGCACGCATTCGCGATGAGGGTACCCGCAATCTCGTCCAGGCCGCGAAGTCGGCCGGCACCCGCCGCCTGATCGCGCAAAGCATCGCCTGGGTCTATGCGGCGGGGCCGGAGCCGCATGCCGAGACCGATCCGCTGGATAGCGGCGCCGAAGGCGGCCGCGGCATCAGCGTCGGCGGCGTGGTCGCGCTGGAACGGCACGTTCTCGAGGCCTCGCCCATGACAGGCATCGTGCTGCGCTATGGCCATCTCTATGGGCCAGGCACCGGAGCGGAGACCGCCGCCGATCCGGCCGTGCATGCCGATGCCGCGGCGTACGCGGCGCTGCTTGCCGTCGAGCGAGGTTCGCAGGGCGCTTACAACGTCGCGGAGCCGAACAGCCATGTCACGACCGGGAGGGCCGTCAGCGAGTTCGGCTGGCGTCCTGACTTTCGCCTGGCTATGTGA
- a CDS encoding amidase, translated as MPDTHGPLNAFLDLRQVPVANAESGPLAGLRLAVKDIYDVASYRTGCGNPRKFEEAHAAARTAEAVQMILDAGARFVGKTQTDELAFSLFGQNSHFAFPVNPAAPDRVTGGSSSGSASAVAGGLADIAIGSDTGGSIRAPASFCGLIGLRTSHGRISLDGAMKLAPSFDTFGWFAGDIETYEAVGKLLLGDDPHRHPLNRPLSLRWLDAFVAGPAEAAEYARMKALAAGVVGEPTETEYAFASSPDDLYWCFRRLQAHEAWQAHGGWISAGNHGLGPGIDERFGFGRAIDAGTVAAEAARRLAFRSELVALLGDDGFLVLPTVPGAAPLKTSTPEQFQAYRERALHLLCLAGLSGFPQITLPLGSVDGAPFGLSLLGPSGSDVALIRLGRRILDAARKV; from the coding sequence ATGCCAGACACCCACGGCCCGCTAAACGCTTTCCTCGATCTGCGCCAAGTGCCTGTAGCCAATGCGGAATCAGGTCCGCTTGCCGGCCTGCGCCTGGCGGTCAAGGACATTTACGACGTCGCCAGCTACCGCACCGGCTGCGGCAACCCGCGCAAGTTCGAGGAGGCCCATGCCGCCGCTCGGACGGCCGAGGCCGTGCAGATGATTCTCGATGCCGGCGCGCGCTTCGTCGGCAAGACGCAGACCGACGAGCTCGCCTTCTCGCTGTTCGGCCAGAATTCGCATTTCGCCTTTCCGGTGAACCCGGCCGCACCGGACCGCGTGACCGGGGGCTCCTCCTCGGGATCGGCATCCGCGGTTGCAGGAGGCCTTGCCGACATCGCCATCGGTTCCGACACTGGCGGCTCGATCCGCGCGCCTGCGAGCTTCTGCGGCCTGATCGGGCTGCGCACCAGCCACGGCCGCATCTCGCTCGACGGCGCGATGAAGCTCGCGCCGAGCTTCGACACCTTCGGCTGGTTCGCCGGCGACATCGAGACCTACGAAGCGGTCGGCAAGCTGCTGCTCGGCGATGATCCGCACCGGCATCCGCTCAACCGTCCGCTGTCGCTCCGCTGGCTCGATGCTTTCGTTGCCGGCCCGGCCGAAGCTGCCGAATACGCGCGGATGAAGGCATTGGCTGCCGGCGTCGTCGGCGAGCCGACCGAGACGGAATACGCCTTCGCCTCGTCGCCGGATGACCTCTACTGGTGCTTTCGCCGGCTGCAGGCCCACGAGGCCTGGCAGGCGCATGGCGGCTGGATCTCCGCAGGCAACCACGGCCTTGGCCCGGGCATCGACGAGCGTTTCGGCTTCGGCCGCGCGATCGATGCCGGCACGGTTGCCGCCGAGGCGGCACGCCGGCTGGCTTTCCGTTCCGAGCTCGTCGCCCTGCTCGGCGACGACGGCTTTCTCGTCCTGCCGACCGTTCCAGGCGCGGCGCCGCTGAAGACCAGCACGCCGGAACAGTTCCAGGCCTATCGCGAAAGGGCGTTGCATCTGTTGTGCCTGGCCGGCCTGTCGGGCTTCCCGCAGATCACCTTGCCCTTGGGAAGTGTCGACGGCGCCCCCTTCGGCCTGTCGCTGCTCGGCCCTTCCGGCAGCGACGTCGCTTTGATACGGCTCGGCCGCAGGATTCTCGACGCGGCACGAAAGGTCTGA
- a CDS encoding SCP2 sterol-binding domain-containing protein, protein MGVQEIADKIRSRVASAGFEHSVKFDTGSDGVIVIDGATVSTADAPTDCTIKLSLDDLDSLIAGDLNPTMAFMAGKLKVEGDMTVAMALSQLLG, encoded by the coding sequence ATGGGCGTTCAGGAGATTGCCGACAAGATCAGGTCGCGCGTGGCAAGCGCCGGCTTCGAGCATTCGGTCAAGTTCGACACCGGCAGCGACGGCGTCATCGTCATCGACGGCGCGACCGTCTCGACCGCCGATGCCCCGACCGACTGCACGATCAAGCTCTCGCTCGACGATCTCGACTCGCTGATCGCCGGTGACCTCAACCCGACCATGGCCTTCATGGCCGGCAAGCTGAAGGTCGAGGGCGACATGACCGTCGCCATGGCGCTCAGCCAGTTGCTCGGCTGA
- a CDS encoding MarR family transcriptional regulator: protein MRKQKTSPAIPAPGEGKRGEQGYIGYLLRQAAGAYRLRVERALDEFGVTQAQFATLTMLSAYPGISNADLARLAVLTPQTVSVIVGNLEKAGSLVRKPHAVHGRIQHLDLSDKGRALLKKCRERVQRLERELTVGLSAAEERAVRSWLVGVATADAAQL, encoded by the coding sequence ATGCGCAAGCAGAAAACCTCCCCTGCAATTCCCGCACCCGGTGAAGGCAAGCGCGGCGAGCAAGGCTATATCGGCTATTTGCTGCGCCAGGCGGCCGGCGCCTACAGGCTCAGGGTCGAGCGCGCGCTTGACGAATTCGGCGTGACGCAGGCGCAATTCGCGACCCTGACCATGCTGTCGGCCTATCCTGGCATATCCAACGCCGACCTCGCCCGGCTTGCGGTGCTCACCCCGCAGACGGTGAGTGTGATCGTCGGCAATCTGGAAAAGGCAGGCTCGCTCGTGCGCAAGCCCCACGCGGTGCACGGCCGCATCCAGCATCTCGACCTCAGCGACAAGGGGCGTGCATTGCTGAAGAAATGCCGCGAGCGCGTGCAGAGGCTTGAACGCGAGCTGACGGTCGGACTGTCCGCGGCCGAGGAACGCGCCGTCCGCAGCTGGCTGGTCGGCGTCGCCACGGCGGACGCGGCTCAGCTGTAG
- a CDS encoding FAD-dependent oxidoreductase: MAAQKNPDMGPDLTVGVPVAAFGDKGLLAGHVGEEPVLLARVGEEVLAVAGKCTHYGGPLAEGMVVEDTVRCPWHHACFSLRTGEALAAPAFDPLLRWSVERRGDRLLVTGKVPADKETAPSSQPDAAGQPGRIVIVGGGAAGFAAAEMLRRSRFAGEITMLSSDDDAPYDRPNLSKDYLAGTAPEAWIPLRGPKFYVRNKIDLQLRTTCERIDVDGRAVIAGDGRVFPFDRLLLATGAEPVRLPVAGADRDHVFTLRSLADSRAIIERARSSKTAVLIGAGFIGLEVAAALRKRDIAVHLVAPEAYPLGVVLGSELGGFIRSLHEEHGVVFHLGATAERITAQAVALSDGSVIDADLVVVGAGVKPRISLAADAGIAVDRGVLVNEFLETNVAGIFAAGDVAQWLDLKTAESRRVEHWVVAERQGQIAAQNMLGLRQPFSSVPFFWSEHYDVSIRYVGYARSWDAIEIDGSIPDRDCLVGYKKDGKIVAVAAIGRDVQALACEVSMA, from the coding sequence ATGGCCGCGCAGAAAAATCCGGATATGGGCCCAGACTTGACGGTCGGAGTGCCGGTTGCCGCGTTTGGCGACAAGGGGCTGCTTGCCGGGCATGTCGGCGAGGAGCCGGTGCTTCTGGCGCGTGTCGGCGAGGAAGTGCTGGCGGTCGCAGGCAAATGCACCCACTACGGCGGGCCACTGGCCGAAGGGATGGTTGTCGAGGACACGGTTCGATGCCCATGGCACCATGCCTGCTTCAGCCTCCGCACCGGCGAGGCGCTTGCCGCGCCGGCCTTCGACCCGCTGCTGCGATGGAGCGTCGAGCGCCGTGGCGATCGTCTCCTCGTCACCGGCAAAGTTCCCGCGGACAAGGAGACCGCGCCGTCGTCGCAGCCCGATGCGGCTGGCCAACCCGGTCGCATTGTCATTGTCGGAGGTGGCGCCGCCGGGTTCGCTGCCGCCGAAATGCTGCGCCGCAGCCGGTTTGCCGGCGAAATCACCATGCTGAGTTCGGACGATGACGCGCCTTACGACCGTCCCAACCTGTCGAAGGACTATCTTGCCGGGACGGCGCCGGAGGCATGGATCCCGCTGCGCGGCCCCAAATTCTACGTCCGCAACAAGATCGATCTCCAGTTGCGGACGACATGTGAGCGTATCGACGTCGACGGCCGGGCGGTGATTGCGGGCGACGGGCGGGTTTTTCCCTTCGATCGCCTTCTGCTGGCGACGGGGGCCGAGCCGGTTCGCCTGCCGGTCGCCGGCGCCGATCGCGACCACGTCTTCACATTACGGTCGCTGGCCGACAGTCGCGCCATCATCGAACGCGCCCGAAGCTCGAAGACGGCTGTCTTGATCGGCGCGGGATTCATCGGTCTGGAAGTGGCGGCCGCCCTTCGCAAGCGCGACATCGCGGTCCACCTTGTCGCGCCGGAGGCCTATCCGCTTGGAGTAGTCCTTGGTTCGGAACTCGGCGGCTTCATCCGCTCGCTGCATGAGGAGCACGGTGTCGTTTTCCATCTGGGCGCCACGGCCGAACGAATAACCGCCCAGGCGGTTGCGTTGAGCGACGGCAGCGTAATCGATGCCGATCTTGTCGTCGTTGGCGCCGGCGTGAAGCCGCGCATCTCGCTGGCCGCCGATGCGGGCATCGCCGTCGACAGGGGTGTGCTCGTGAACGAATTCCTCGAGACCAATGTGGCCGGCATATTTGCCGCCGGCGACGTCGCGCAGTGGCTTGACTTGAAGACGGCTGAATCGCGGCGCGTCGAGCATTGGGTCGTGGCGGAACGTCAAGGCCAGATCGCTGCGCAAAACATGCTTGGCCTTCGGCAACCCTTCTCGAGCGTTCCGTTCTTCTGGAGCGAGCACTACGACGTATCGATCCGCTATGTCGGCTACGCCCGGTCGTGGGACGCGATCGAGATCGACGGAAGCATCCCCGATCGCGATTGTCTGGTCGGCTACAAGAAGGACGGCAAGATTGTCGCCGTCGCCGCCATCGGCCGTGACGTGCAAGCGCTGGCCTGCGAGGTTTCCATGGCTTGA
- a CDS encoding N-acetyltransferase → MEYLIKSAVAATEIAPSSGPSDELFSAGEKSSTAVLAPSLAHRAQAGSRGAPDEGAAQAPAFVILAEGAGDIEAREALLDRAMGPKRRKKSSEKLRRGRRPSEGLAFAARDPSGAVVGTVRLWDVTLGEGGPAALLLGPLAVEPSLKSAGIGSALMLHAIAEAARLGHGAILLVGDAPYYGRFGFSADRTGSLAMPGPYERHRLLALELKEGALYGAKGTIKAAGRKVKTLSFTA, encoded by the coding sequence ATGGAATACCTGATCAAATCGGCCGTTGCGGCCACTGAAATTGCCCCCTCGTCCGGACCGTCGGATGAGCTTTTCTCCGCGGGAGAGAAGAGCTCGACGGCAGTGCTGGCGCCCTCCCTTGCCCACCGGGCACAGGCTGGCTCGCGCGGCGCGCCGGACGAGGGGGCCGCACAGGCGCCGGCCTTCGTCATCCTTGCCGAAGGCGCCGGAGACATTGAGGCGCGCGAGGCGCTGCTTGACCGCGCCATGGGGCCGAAGCGCAGGAAGAAATCGTCCGAGAAGCTGCGGCGCGGCCGCCGGCCGTCGGAAGGCCTGGCCTTTGCCGCGCGCGATCCGTCGGGCGCGGTGGTCGGCACGGTCCGGCTGTGGGACGTGACGCTGGGCGAAGGCGGTCCGGCGGCGCTCCTGCTCGGCCCGCTGGCGGTCGAGCCGTCGCTGAAGAGCGCTGGCATCGGCTCGGCTCTGATGCTCCACGCGATCGCCGAAGCGGCGCGGCTCGGGCATGGTGCGATCCTGCTTGTCGGCGATGCGCCCTACTACGGGCGGTTCGGCTTCTCGGCCGACCGCACGGGATCGCTCGCCATGCCTGGCCCCTATGAGCGGCACCGGCTGTTGGCGCTGGAGCTGAAAGAGGGCGCGCTTTACGGCGCCAAGGGCACGATCAAGGCCGCCGGCCGCAAGGTCAAGACGCTTAGTTTCACCGCCTGA
- the odc2 gene encoding ornithine/lysine decarboxylase, with the protein MATQRILDFLATRRPNGPCLVVDLDVVRDNFRAFEKALPDSKIYYAVKANPAPEILRLLAAMGSSFDTASVAEVEMAMDAGAPADRISFGNTIKKERDIQRAYQLGIRLYAVDCVEEVEKIARAAPGSRVFCRVLTDGEGAEWPLSRKFGCVPAMAVDVLRHAKGLGLDAYGVSFHVGSQQTDLTAWDRALGDAKKVFATLAEEGIVLKMVNMGGGFPTRYLKDVPAAQAYGQAIFSALRRHFGNALPETIIEPGRGMVGNAGVIKSEVVLISKKADNDNVRWVFLDIGKFGGLAETMDEAIRYPIVTPRDGGETAPCVLAGPTCDSADVLYEKTPYPLPLSLTIGDEVLIEGTGAYTTTYSAVAFNGFEPLRSYVI; encoded by the coding sequence ATGGCCACCCAGCGCATCCTCGACTTTCTCGCCACCCGACGTCCGAACGGCCCCTGCCTCGTCGTCGACCTCGATGTCGTGCGTGACAATTTCCGCGCCTTCGAGAAGGCGTTGCCCGATTCCAAGATCTACTATGCGGTGAAAGCAAACCCGGCGCCGGAAATCCTGCGCCTCCTTGCTGCGATGGGCTCGTCCTTCGACACCGCATCGGTTGCCGAAGTCGAGATGGCGATGGATGCCGGGGCGCCGGCGGATCGCATTTCCTTCGGCAACACCATCAAGAAGGAGCGCGACATCCAGCGCGCCTACCAGCTCGGCATCCGCCTCTACGCCGTGGACTGTGTGGAGGAGGTCGAGAAGATCGCCCGCGCTGCCCCCGGCTCGCGCGTGTTCTGCCGCGTGCTCACCGACGGCGAGGGCGCCGAATGGCCGCTGTCGCGCAAGTTCGGCTGCGTGCCGGCGATGGCCGTCGACGTGTTGCGCCATGCCAAGGGCCTCGGCCTCGACGCCTATGGCGTGTCGTTCCATGTCGGCTCGCAGCAGACCGATCTCACGGCCTGGGACCGCGCGCTGGGCGACGCCAAGAAGGTGTTCGCGACGCTCGCCGAGGAAGGCATCGTCTTGAAGATGGTCAACATGGGCGGCGGCTTCCCGACCCGTTACCTGAAGGACGTGCCGGCGGCGCAGGCCTATGGCCAGGCGATCTTTTCGGCGCTGCGCAGGCATTTCGGCAACGCGCTGCCCGAGACGATCATCGAGCCGGGCCGCGGCATGGTCGGCAATGCCGGCGTCATCAAGTCGGAAGTGGTGCTGATCTCGAAGAAGGCCGACAACGACAATGTGCGCTGGGTGTTCCTCGACATCGGCAAGTTCGGCGGCCTGGCCGAGACCATGGACGAGGCGATCCGCTATCCGATCGTCACGCCGCGTGACGGCGGCGAGACCGCGCCTTGCGTGCTCGCCGGCCCGACCTGCGATTCGGCCGACGTGCTCTACGAGAAGACGCCTTATCCGCTGCCGCTGTCGCTGACCATCGGCGACGAGGTGCTGATCGAAGGCACCGGTGCCTACACGACCACCTACTCGGCGGTCGCGTTCAACGGCTTCGAGCCCCTCCGATCCTACGTGATCTGA
- the flhA gene encoding flagellar biosynthesis protein FlhA: MAISETIPSGLAAKNGRDVFFALGIVVILAVLFLPIPAFLIDIGLAFSIALSVLILMVALWIQRPLDFSSFPTVLLIATMLRLSLNIATTRMILSHGNEGTHAAGYVISGFSKLVMSSDFVIGLIVFMILIVVNFIVITKGATRIAEVGARFTLDAIPGKQMSIDADLSAGMIDEKTAQLRRRELEEESSFFGSMDGASKFVRGDAIAGLIITAINIVGGIAIGYLRHGMGLGQAADVFIKLSVGDGLVTQIPALIVSLAAGMLVSKGGTRGSANQAVFGQLGAHPRALYVAASLLVILGLMPGLPLFPFFALAGAMAGLGYVIPLRHNRALAAAEAQKTKEKADKVEEEKNSVKASLATAEIELLIGKQLSTRLLVAHQELVFRMSKMRKKFAQQYGFVVPEVRVADDFAIPPKSYQIKVHGTVVAEYQMRVGEVMVLLGTRGVPDIPGEEIREPAFGMRAYSVLETFAEDLKRENFTFADNMSVLLTHLSEVIRNNLPQLLSYKDMKALLERLDPEYRKLADEICTSHISYPGLQAVLKLLLAERVSIRNLHLIIEAIAEIAPHVRRTEQIVEHVRIRMAQQICGDLSEGGMLKVLRLGNRWDLAFHQSLKRDAKGEVREFDIDPRQLEEFGQDATKAIRKHLEAGERFVLVTAPDARPYVRMIIERLFTTLPVLSHVEIAKGVEIKVLGTIS, encoded by the coding sequence ATGGCGATCAGCGAAACAATTCCGTCCGGCCTGGCGGCCAAGAACGGCCGCGACGTCTTCTTCGCGCTCGGCATCGTCGTCATCCTGGCGGTGCTGTTCCTGCCGATCCCGGCCTTCCTCATCGACATCGGCCTTGCCTTTTCGATCGCTCTCTCGGTGCTGATCCTGATGGTGGCGCTCTGGATCCAGCGGCCGCTGGATTTCTCGTCCTTCCCGACCGTGCTGCTGATCGCCACGATGCTGCGGCTCTCGCTCAACATCGCCACGACGCGCATGATCCTGTCGCACGGCAATGAGGGCACGCATGCGGCCGGCTATGTCATCTCGGGCTTCTCGAAGCTGGTGATGTCGAGCGACTTCGTCATCGGCCTCATCGTCTTCATGATCCTGATCGTGGTGAACTTCATCGTCATCACCAAGGGCGCCACCCGCATCGCCGAGGTCGGCGCGCGCTTTACCCTCGACGCCATCCCAGGCAAGCAGATGTCGATCGACGCCGACTTGTCCGCCGGCATGATCGACGAGAAGACGGCGCAGTTGCGCCGCCGCGAGCTGGAGGAAGAATCCTCCTTCTTCGGCTCCATGGACGGCGCCTCGAAATTCGTGCGCGGCGACGCGATCGCCGGCCTGATCATCACCGCCATCAACATCGTCGGCGGCATCGCCATCGGATACCTGCGCCACGGCATGGGCCTCGGCCAGGCGGCGGACGTTTTCATCAAGCTCTCCGTCGGCGACGGCCTCGTCACCCAGATCCCGGCCCTCATCGTCTCGCTCGCCGCCGGCATGCTCGTCTCCAAGGGCGGCACGCGCGGCTCCGCCAACCAGGCGGTGTTCGGCCAGCTCGGCGCGCATCCGCGCGCGCTCTATGTCGCCGCCTCGCTGCTGGTGATCCTGGGCCTGATGCCCGGCCTGCCGCTGTTCCCGTTCTTCGCGCTAGCCGGCGCCATGGCCGGCCTCGGCTATGTCATCCCGCTGCGCCACAACCGGGCACTGGCCGCCGCCGAAGCGCAGAAGACCAAGGAAAAGGCCGACAAGGTCGAGGAGGAGAAGAATTCGGTCAAGGCATCGCTCGCCACCGCCGAGATCGAGCTTTTGATCGGCAAGCAGCTCTCGACCAGGCTGCTGGTCGCGCATCAGGAGCTGGTGTTCCGCATGTCGAAGATGCGCAAGAAGTTCGCCCAGCAATACGGCTTCGTGGTGCCGGAGGTGCGCGTCGCCGACGACTTCGCCATCCCGCCGAAGAGCTATCAGATCAAGGTCCACGGCACTGTCGTTGCCGAGTACCAGATGCGGGTCGGCGAGGTCATGGTGCTGCTCGGCACGCGCGGCGTGCCCGACATTCCCGGCGAGGAGATCCGCGAGCCGGCCTTCGGCATGCGCGCCTATTCGGTGCTGGAAACCTTCGCCGAGGATTTGAAGCGCGAGAATTTCACCTTCGCCGACAACATGTCGGTGCTGCTCACCCACCTCTCGGAGGTCATCCGCAACAACCTGCCGCAGCTCCTGTCCTACAAGGACATGAAGGCGCTGCTCGAGCGGCTGGACCCCGAATACCGCAAGCTCGCCGACGAGATCTGCACCTCGCACATCTCCTATCCCGGCCTGCAGGCAGTGCTGAAGCTTCTGCTTGCCGAGCGCGTCTCGATCCGCAACCTGCATCTGATCATCGAGGCGATCGCCGAGATCGCGCCGCATGTGCGCCGCACCGAGCAGATCGTCGAGCATGTCCGCATCCGCATGGCGCAGCAGATCTGCGGCGATCTTTCCGAGGGCGGCATGCTCAAGGTGCTGCGCCTCGGCAACCGCTGGGACCTCGCCTTCCACCAGAGCCTCAAGCGCGATGCCAAGGGCGAGGTGCGCGAGTTCGACATCGATCCGCGCCAGCTCGAGGAGTTCGGCCAGGACGCCACCAAGGCGATCCGCAAGCATCTCGAGGCCGGCGAGCGCTTCGTGCTCGTCACTGCGCCCGACGCGCGCCCCTATGTGCGCATGATCATCGAGCGGCTCTTCACGACGCTTCCCGTGCTCTCCCATGTCGAGATCGCCAAGGGCGTCGAGATCAAGGTGCTTGGAACCATCTCGTGA